The following proteins come from a genomic window of Gynuella sunshinyii YC6258:
- the rsmD gene encoding 16S rRNA (guanine(966)-N(2))-methyltransferase RsmD has product MKNRKKPIDGGRNEFRIIAGSWRGRKFSFPTVQGLRPSHDRIRETLFNWLAMEVMGSRCLDLFAGSGALGLEALSRGAQATDFVELNAAASRSLQQHLSVLKCEHGKVFQGDALSVLNQLPEKNYDLVFLDPPFHQGWLDKVLNHPRFQSVLTADAQVYIEREMDIPLPEGWLPVKEKSTSTLVYGLYRNSGDSQHSF; this is encoded by the coding sequence ATGAAAAATAGAAAAAAACCGATTGATGGTGGGCGCAACGAGTTCAGAATCATTGCAGGAAGTTGGCGTGGCCGGAAATTTTCATTTCCAACAGTGCAGGGGCTCAGACCGAGTCACGACCGTATCCGGGAAACATTGTTCAACTGGCTGGCCATGGAGGTGATGGGGAGTCGTTGCCTGGACTTGTTTGCCGGTAGTGGTGCTTTGGGGCTGGAAGCTTTGTCCCGAGGAGCGCAGGCGACTGACTTTGTAGAATTGAATGCGGCGGCGAGCCGTAGTTTGCAACAGCATTTGTCCGTATTGAAATGTGAGCATGGTAAGGTCTTCCAGGGAGACGCATTAAGTGTTTTAAATCAGTTGCCAGAGAAAAACTATGATCTGGTGTTTCTGGATCCACCTTTTCACCAGGGGTGGTTGGACAAAGTGTTGAACCACCCGCGTTTCCAGTCTGTGCTGACAGCAGATGCGCAGGTGTATATAGAGCGGGAGATGGATATTCCGTTGCCGGAAGGATGGTTGCCGGTAAAAGAAAAAAGTACTTCAACACTGGTGTACGGTCTTTATCGTAATAGCGGCGATTCCCAGCATTCTTTTTAA
- a CDS encoding coniferyl aldehyde dehydrogenase, producing the protein MQQDLTAGLEQLTTAYACHRYPTLNERKQWLLTLKRLLIEKQDEIATAISEDFGRRSLDETRILEILPVVSAIRFNLRHLRRWMRPSRRSSGLLFFPGKSQVLYQPLGVIGVVAPWNYPLMLSAGPMVSAMAAGNRMMIKMSEFTPNFGRLFAELCKQYFGDDLVQVVNGDSQVAQAFSSLPFDHLLFTGSTNIGRAVMKAAADNLTPVTLELGGKSPVIIGPDYDIRETARRLLWPKIMSSGQTCVAPDYVLCPEGKVGQLVDELKALYNHQLPDAAANMDCTYVISERQRARLDQLLTEAVDMGARVVKAQEYSPEARHRPLILVTEVTSKMRIMQEEIFGPLLPIVAYKDLQQAVEMVNAAPRPLALYVFSNDAAVQRRVMEQTHSGGAMVNDAAIHVGVDSIPFGGVGPSGMGHYHGWEGFQQFSNAKGIHRRGRIHLTRLFNPPYNRWLVRLMQKLFIR; encoded by the coding sequence GTGCAGCAAGATTTAACAGCTGGTTTAGAGCAATTAACTACCGCATATGCCTGTCATCGTTATCCGACACTGAACGAGCGCAAACAGTGGTTGCTGACATTAAAACGATTGCTTATCGAGAAACAGGATGAGATTGCCACAGCCATCAGTGAGGATTTTGGGCGGCGATCACTGGATGAGACCCGTATTTTGGAAATACTACCGGTGGTCAGTGCGATTCGTTTTAATCTTCGCCACCTGCGCCGTTGGATGAGACCTTCCCGACGATCCAGTGGTCTGTTGTTCTTTCCGGGTAAAAGTCAGGTGCTCTATCAACCTCTTGGAGTGATTGGCGTTGTGGCTCCCTGGAACTATCCGCTGATGTTGTCTGCCGGGCCGATGGTGTCCGCCATGGCGGCCGGCAATCGGATGATGATCAAGATGTCGGAGTTTACCCCTAATTTTGGCCGTCTGTTTGCTGAACTCTGTAAACAGTATTTTGGGGATGATCTGGTCCAGGTGGTCAATGGTGATAGCCAAGTGGCGCAGGCGTTTTCCAGTTTGCCTTTTGATCACCTGTTGTTTACCGGCTCGACCAATATTGGGCGAGCGGTGATGAAAGCGGCGGCAGACAACCTGACGCCGGTGACGCTGGAGCTGGGGGGCAAGTCCCCGGTGATCATTGGGCCGGATTACGATATCCGCGAAACCGCGAGGCGTTTGCTCTGGCCTAAAATTATGAGTTCCGGACAGACCTGTGTTGCGCCAGACTATGTGTTATGTCCTGAGGGAAAAGTCGGTCAGCTCGTTGATGAGCTCAAGGCGCTTTATAATCACCAGCTGCCGGATGCGGCTGCCAATATGGATTGTACCTATGTCATCAGTGAGCGCCAGCGCGCGCGTCTGGACCAGTTATTGACAGAAGCGGTCGACATGGGAGCCCGTGTGGTCAAGGCGCAGGAATATTCGCCGGAAGCCAGGCACCGTCCACTGATATTAGTAACCGAAGTGACATCGAAAATGCGCATCATGCAGGAAGAAATCTTCGGACCGCTGTTGCCGATAGTCGCTTATAAGGATCTGCAGCAGGCCGTGGAGATGGTGAATGCTGCACCCAGACCTCTGGCACTCTATGTTTTCAGTAATGATGCAGCAGTACAGCGTCGGGTGATGGAGCAAACTCATTCCGGCGGCGCGATGGTCAATGATGCCGCCATTCATGTCGGGGTGGACAGTATTCCTTTTGGGGGTGTGGGTCCATCTGGCATGGGCCATTATCATGGCTGGGAAGGTTTTCAGCAGTTTTCCAATGCTAAAGGGATTCATCGCCGAGGCCGAATTCACCTGACCCGACTGTTTAATCCACCTTATAATCGCTGGTTGGTGAGGCTGATGCAGAAATTATTCATTCGTTAG
- the coaD gene encoding pantetheine-phosphate adenylyltransferase, which translates to MSIAVYPGTFDPITNGHTDLVGRAAKLFDHVIVAVAASPKKKPLFPLDIRVHLAKQVLATFPNVEVIGFRNLLTDFVREKQATAIIRGLRAVSDFEYEFQLANMYRQLAPEVESLFLTPTEHLSFISSTMIREVSSLGGNVTKFVHPEVAAALAEIHGYGQ; encoded by the coding sequence ATGAGTATTGCTGTATATCCTGGAACATTTGATCCGATTACCAATGGCCATACTGATCTGGTTGGCAGGGCTGCTAAACTTTTTGATCATGTGATTGTAGCGGTGGCGGCCAGTCCGAAGAAAAAGCCATTATTTCCTCTGGATATCCGCGTACATTTGGCCAAACAGGTATTGGCTACCTTTCCCAATGTCGAAGTGATCGGTTTTCGTAATTTGTTGACGGATTTTGTCCGTGAAAAGCAAGCTACTGCCATCATCAGAGGATTGCGGGCAGTATCTGACTTTGAGTACGAATTTCAGCTGGCCAATATGTATCGGCAACTGGCTCCTGAGGTAGAAAGTTTGTTTTTAACCCCGACAGAACATTTATCATTTATATCGTCTACCATGATTCGTGAGGTGTCGTCACTCGGTGGTAATGTTACCAAGTTTGTACACCCTGAGGTGGCTGCGGCATTGGCGGAAATTCATGGTTACGGTCAGTAA
- a CDS encoding YfhL family 4Fe-4S dicluster ferredoxin, with protein MALMITDECINCDVCEPECPNSAISEGEEIYEIDPNLCTECVGHYDEPQCQQVCPVDCIPKDPNRVENHDQLMEKYRIITAA; from the coding sequence ATGGCATTAATGATTACTGATGAATGCATCAACTGTGATGTGTGTGAACCCGAGTGCCCAAACAGCGCAATATCTGAAGGTGAGGAAATCTATGAGATCGATCCGAACCTGTGTACAGAATGTGTGGGTCATTATGATGAGCCTCAGTGCCAGCAGGTATGCCCGGTTGATTGTATACCCAAAGACCCGAACCGGGTTGAGAATCATGACCAGCTGATGGAAAAATATCGGATTATTACCGCCGCCTGA
- a CDS encoding LytR/AlgR family response regulator transcription factor, producing MHSEPAANKQSISTENSITVLIVDDEHLARERLKRFISNIHHCKVIGEAENGIQAIDLFSRLAPDILLLDIRMPGMTGMEVAQHLSRLDHRPAVIFCTAYDDYALEAFRVNAVDYLVKPVRQGDLENAILRASSLNRAQLNAMQLQQQELNQRSHLSVTNHRGLELIPVSEIRCFRAEQKYVAIVTDQGEWLADEPLKQLEKEFADQFLRIHRNALIAIRYVERVERTSEGLQQIYLQGLEKPLKISRRHLSEVKKHLRRLIV from the coding sequence ATGCATTCTGAGCCTGCCGCGAATAAGCAATCGATCTCTACAGAAAATTCGATAACAGTACTGATCGTCGATGATGAACACCTGGCCAGGGAACGTCTGAAACGGTTTATTAGTAACATTCATCACTGCAAAGTCATCGGTGAAGCCGAAAACGGTATTCAGGCTATCGACCTGTTTTCCAGACTCGCTCCGGATATTTTGCTACTGGATATCAGAATGCCCGGCATGACAGGCATGGAAGTCGCCCAGCATTTGAGCCGTCTGGATCATCGTCCCGCCGTTATCTTCTGTACTGCTTATGACGATTACGCCCTTGAAGCCTTCAGAGTCAATGCAGTGGATTATCTGGTCAAACCTGTCCGCCAGGGGGATCTCGAAAACGCCATTCTGAGAGCCAGCAGCCTGAATCGTGCTCAGCTCAATGCCATGCAACTACAACAACAGGAGCTCAACCAACGTTCACATCTTAGCGTTACAAACCATCGGGGGCTGGAACTCATTCCGGTTTCTGAAATCCGTTGTTTTCGGGCAGAACAGAAGTACGTGGCAATCGTGACAGATCAGGGAGAATGGCTGGCGGATGAACCTTTGAAGCAGCTTGAAAAAGAGTTTGCAGACCAGTTTTTAAGAATCCACCGCAACGCGCTGATTGCCATCCGATATGTTGAACGAGTCGAACGTACCAGTGAGGGGCTACAACAGATTTATCTGCAGGGACTGGAAAAACCGCTGAAAATCAGCAGGCGTCATTTGAGTGAAGTCAAAAAACACCTGCGTAGATTAATAGTATGA
- a CDS encoding sensor histidine kinase gives MQNPNPQTTAFLLPNFCRDRSIFFLIAAAQTAVILLALVDAGVRPFDWQRLSLMTLHVQWVCIASAAIICGLRQRLMKLSTRISILVIWCTFVSVGFIVSCAGQVLVYSSFKTGTVGLHTMMTGLIAALILRYFYLQQLVINRSQAELRARIQALHSRIRPHFLFNSMNSIASLIPTDPATAETAVENLSDLFRASLKETDEQISLAQEVGLAKQFLFIEQLRLGSRLNVQWDIQARPEKWRIPQLTLQPLLENAIQHGIQQCIEGGTINIRLYESDKTLKITIVNPLPEKTLTQSQSSQGNRLALQNIEHRIQSIYGDTAKISATKTEKEYICILSLPRISNRSLQKIR, from the coding sequence ATGCAAAACCCCAACCCGCAGACCACTGCTTTTTTGCTACCTAACTTTTGCCGGGACAGATCGATTTTTTTTCTGATTGCCGCAGCACAGACTGCGGTTATTCTGCTTGCACTGGTGGATGCCGGAGTTCGTCCGTTTGACTGGCAGCGTCTGTCTCTGATGACGCTGCATGTTCAATGGGTCTGTATCGCCAGCGCTGCCATTATCTGCGGGCTACGTCAACGATTGATGAAGTTGTCCACGAGGATAAGCATCCTGGTGATCTGGTGCACTTTTGTCAGCGTTGGGTTTATCGTCAGTTGTGCCGGACAAGTGCTTGTTTATTCAAGCTTTAAAACCGGTACGGTTGGGCTGCACACCATGATGACCGGGCTTATCGCCGCCTTGATACTGCGATATTTTTATCTGCAACAACTGGTGATCAATCGCTCTCAAGCAGAATTACGTGCCCGTATTCAGGCTCTGCACTCGAGAATAAGACCTCATTTTCTGTTCAACAGCATGAACAGCATTGCCAGCCTCATACCAACAGACCCGGCCACCGCAGAAACCGCTGTGGAAAATCTGTCAGATTTATTCCGGGCAAGTCTGAAAGAGACCGATGAGCAGATCAGCCTGGCTCAAGAGGTCGGCCTCGCGAAACAGTTTTTATTCATCGAACAGCTTCGGCTCGGCTCGCGCCTGAACGTCCAATGGGACATCCAGGCACGACCGGAAAAATGGAGGATCCCGCAACTAACTCTGCAACCTCTGTTGGAAAATGCCATCCAGCACGGAATTCAGCAATGTATTGAAGGCGGCACGATAAACATCCGACTTTACGAATCCGATAAAACACTGAAAATCACTATTGTGAATCCACTACCCGAAAAAACCTTAACTCAATCACAATCCAGTCAAGGTAATCGTCTGGCACTGCAAAATATTGAACACCGAATACAGTCTATATATGGAGATACGGCTAAAATATCAGCAACAAAAACAGAGAAAGAATACATATGCATTCTGAGCCTGCCGCGAATAAGCAATCGATCTCTACAGAAAATTCGATAA
- a CDS encoding CZB domain-containing protein: protein MLELINRTNHESFIQSVILDHFVWKNKVYTSFMEASNLVTEEQLHAHNHQECRLGKWYYDPEKSRKYSHLEAYRELETPHIRFHEVASDTIRLCQKGDIHQALKKLADMEETSEQVFHLLIELLHQMEQALSQNASSSADQSIDDILF, encoded by the coding sequence ATGCTTGAATTGATCAATCGCACCAATCATGAGAGTTTTATTCAGTCAGTGATCCTGGATCATTTTGTCTGGAAAAATAAGGTCTATACGTCATTCATGGAAGCCAGCAATCTGGTCACAGAAGAGCAATTACATGCCCACAATCATCAGGAGTGCCGGTTGGGAAAATGGTACTACGACCCGGAGAAGTCTCGAAAGTATTCGCACTTGGAGGCCTATCGGGAGCTGGAGACCCCACACATTCGGTTTCATGAAGTTGCATCTGACACAATAAGGCTCTGTCAGAAGGGAGACATCCATCAGGCGCTGAAAAAGCTTGCGGACATGGAAGAAACGAGTGAACAGGTATTCCACTTACTCATTGAACTGCTTCATCAGATGGAGCAGGCTCTGAGCCAGAATGCATCTTCGTCAGCGGATCAGAGTATAGACGACATCTTGTTTTGA
- the argH gene encoding argininosuccinate lyase, which translates to MSDQTNSAWGGRFAEATHQFVAEFTASVGFDRRMYRQDIQGSIAHATMLAAVGVLSETEKQQIVSGLQEILVEIEEGRFNWRVELEDVHMNIESALTEKIGLVGKKLHTGRSRNDQVATDIRLYLRDQTDVIAAELKRLQSGLIELAASNTDTIMPGFTHLQTAQPVTFGHHLLAWNEMLQRDSERLQDCRKRVNIMPLGAAALAGTTYPIDRAITAELLGFDGPSENSLDSVSDRDFAIEFASVASLIMMHLSRMSEELVLWTSAQFDFVSLPDRFCTGSSIMPQKKNPDVPELVRGKSGRIFGHLVGLLTLMKSQPLAYNKDNQEDKEPLFDTIDHLWGSLHAFAEMVPHISPKKEKMREAALRGFSTATDLADYLVKKGMPFRDAHEVVGKSVAYGIETGKDLGQMSLTELQRFSDLIIEDVFDVLTLEGSVGARDHLGGTAPTQVAAAAERARKRLE; encoded by the coding sequence ATGTCAGATCAGACCAATTCCGCATGGGGCGGACGTTTTGCCGAAGCAACTCATCAATTTGTCGCAGAGTTCACTGCCTCTGTCGGGTTTGATCGTCGGATGTATCGACAGGATATCCAGGGCTCCATTGCTCACGCCACCATGCTGGCAGCCGTCGGAGTGTTGAGTGAGACAGAGAAGCAGCAGATAGTCAGCGGGCTTCAGGAAATTCTTGTCGAGATAGAAGAGGGACGTTTTAACTGGCGGGTTGAGCTGGAAGATGTCCATATGAATATTGAGTCGGCTCTGACCGAGAAAATCGGGCTGGTGGGTAAAAAACTGCATACCGGACGTTCCCGTAATGATCAGGTTGCCACGGATATCCGGTTGTACTTGCGAGACCAGACTGATGTCATTGCGGCTGAACTTAAGCGTCTACAAAGTGGCTTGATTGAGTTGGCGGCGTCCAATACTGACACCATAATGCCTGGGTTCACGCATCTGCAGACGGCACAGCCTGTCACCTTTGGGCATCATCTACTGGCCTGGAACGAAATGCTGCAACGGGACTCCGAGCGTCTGCAGGATTGCCGGAAGCGGGTCAATATTATGCCGCTGGGGGCAGCTGCTCTGGCGGGGACCACCTATCCCATAGACCGGGCCATAACAGCAGAGTTGCTTGGTTTTGATGGGCCATCGGAAAATTCTCTCGATTCTGTATCAGATCGCGATTTCGCAATTGAATTTGCCAGTGTGGCCTCACTGATCATGATGCATTTGAGTCGTATGAGTGAGGAGTTGGTGTTGTGGACATCGGCACAGTTTGATTTTGTTTCGTTGCCGGATCGTTTTTGCACTGGTTCTTCAATTATGCCGCAAAAGAAAAATCCCGATGTGCCCGAGCTGGTGCGCGGCAAGAGTGGACGAATATTCGGTCATTTAGTGGGCTTGCTTACGTTAATGAAATCCCAGCCGCTGGCTTACAACAAAGATAACCAGGAAGATAAAGAACCTCTGTTTGATACCATAGATCACCTGTGGGGAAGTCTTCATGCGTTTGCAGAAATGGTTCCCCATATCAGTCCTAAAAAGGAAAAAATGCGTGAGGCGGCTTTGCGTGGTTTTTCGACGGCTACAGATCTGGCTGACTATCTGGTGAAAAAAGGCATGCCTTTCCGGGATGCTCACGAAGTCGTTGGTAAATCCGTTGCATATGGTATTGAAACCGGGAAAGACCTGGGACAAATGTCACTGACTGAGCTGCAACGTTTTTCCGATTTGATTATAGAGGATGTCTTCGATGTCCTGACATTGGAAGGTTCTGTTGGTGCCCGGGATCATTTGGGGGGTACGGCTCCGACTCAGGTTGCAGCGGCGGCAGAGCGGGCCAGAAAACGGCTCGAATAA
- a CDS encoding GNAT family N-acetyltransferase yields the protein MPIKHDTEKKRFTYQPDTDQHAFLSYTLSDNHINFIHTFVPESLRGQGIAEKLVREGLSWAKHEDFVISASCSYVQRFI from the coding sequence ATGCCAATAAAACACGACACGGAAAAAAAACGCTTTACCTACCAACCAGACACTGACCAACATGCCTTTCTCAGCTACACACTGAGTGACAATCACATTAACTTTATTCATACGTTTGTGCCGGAATCCCTTCGAGGTCAGGGGATTGCTGAAAAACTGGTACGGGAAGGCTTGTCATGGGCCAAACACGAAGATTTCGTCATCTCTGCGTCTTGCAGCTATGTACAAAGATTTATTTAG
- a CDS encoding putative bifunctional diguanylate cyclase/phosphodiesterase encodes MYRLPSSVFMVLVTVLLMICLAFGVFWLNARAVEKAIAQDAILRVTSWVEYVSSTFPEIESILVDKELSDEKMDFIRQLQGRGKIIGFRIFDEAGNQVLSDIENKGALQQHSPEAYQAIRSKNAYSRLNHGRPDDGYPKLYVEVFFPLTSESGEVLGGVEVYLDQSGTGSIYRQAITSVSTYISLILTFAFLVPVLAFYWRSEQARDSHKKLSYLSHHDPLTGAYNREGFFGEYAGRESSLLSEGRFYSVVLMDIRNFKYVNKEYGQQTGDILLTRIINRLTEYLDSESIVARFSADKFHVAIPLDDHRILEEVIVDLIHRIQMPYHVNGRSISIYINVGACSCHEEPLGVDIKIQRAELALFNARMSVGESYCIYHRDIEDQVLRRRMIEKLLRTGQEQERFEIHYQPVLDARQRSLKGFEALLRLKDDQGNLISPSEFIPMAESIGLIDGIGQWVIKEVLHKAVSWPEHIFVAINLSVVQFQTGHLVGYVRDALATSSISPERIEFEVTESVMIDNSDDVRQQILALQSLGIRFSVDDFGTGFSSLNYLWMFQFNKLKIDRSFVSALSSNEEKAIQILSTIILLAHRLKLQVTAEGIESEHHVEILEDLGCDQFQGYWFYHPLPESKVDQLINDL; translated from the coding sequence ATGTATCGACTTCCGTCTTCTGTTTTTATGGTACTGGTCACCGTATTGTTGATGATATGCCTGGCATTTGGTGTATTTTGGTTGAATGCCCGTGCAGTCGAAAAGGCTATTGCGCAAGATGCCATTCTTCGGGTAACGAGCTGGGTTGAATATGTTTCCTCTACGTTTCCGGAGATTGAATCGATATTGGTGGATAAAGAGCTGAGTGACGAAAAAATGGACTTTATTCGTCAGCTGCAAGGAAGGGGAAAGATTATCGGTTTTCGGATTTTTGATGAGGCTGGCAACCAGGTCCTGTCTGATATCGAAAATAAAGGGGCTCTCCAGCAACACAGTCCGGAAGCGTACCAGGCGATCAGATCTAAAAACGCTTATTCTCGATTGAATCATGGGCGACCCGATGATGGCTACCCAAAGTTATATGTAGAGGTTTTTTTTCCACTGACATCAGAAAGTGGCGAAGTCCTGGGAGGAGTTGAAGTTTATCTCGATCAATCCGGGACCGGTTCAATTTATCGTCAGGCCATCACCAGTGTCTCCACCTATATTTCTCTGATATTAACATTTGCGTTTCTGGTACCTGTGCTGGCGTTTTATTGGCGAAGTGAACAGGCCCGGGATTCTCATAAGAAATTATCTTATCTCAGTCACCATGATCCACTGACCGGAGCCTATAATCGTGAAGGTTTTTTCGGTGAATATGCCGGGCGGGAAAGCAGTCTTCTGTCTGAAGGCCGTTTCTACAGTGTGGTTCTGATGGATATTCGGAACTTTAAATATGTGAACAAAGAGTATGGACAGCAGACCGGTGACATACTTCTGACCCGGATTATCAACCGTCTGACAGAGTATCTTGACTCTGAGTCTATTGTTGCCCGTTTCAGTGCTGATAAGTTTCACGTCGCTATTCCTTTAGATGATCATCGTATACTCGAAGAGGTGATTGTCGATTTAATTCACCGGATTCAGATGCCATACCATGTCAATGGTCGGTCGATTTCCATATATATCAATGTCGGTGCCTGCAGTTGTCATGAAGAGCCACTGGGAGTGGATATCAAGATCCAGCGTGCAGAGCTGGCGTTGTTTAATGCCCGAATGTCTGTGGGTGAAAGCTATTGTATTTATCATCGTGATATCGAAGATCAGGTACTCCGTCGTAGAATGATCGAAAAGTTGTTGCGAACCGGGCAGGAGCAAGAGCGGTTCGAAATCCATTATCAACCGGTTCTGGATGCCCGGCAGCGTTCGTTAAAAGGGTTTGAGGCACTGCTACGATTAAAAGATGATCAGGGAAACCTGATTTCCCCCTCTGAATTTATCCCGATGGCGGAGTCCATTGGTCTGATTGATGGTATCGGTCAGTGGGTTATCAAAGAGGTATTGCACAAGGCGGTATCCTGGCCGGAACATATATTTGTGGCAATCAACCTTTCCGTCGTTCAGTTTCAAACCGGTCATCTGGTGGGATATGTGCGCGACGCGCTGGCCACTTCGTCGATTTCCCCTGAGCGTATTGAGTTTGAAGTGACAGAGTCGGTTATGATTGATAACAGTGATGATGTCAGACAGCAGATTCTGGCGTTGCAATCATTGGGAATTCGTTTTTCTGTCGACGATTTTGGTACAGGTTTCAGTAGTCTGAATTATCTCTGGATGTTCCAGTTCAATAAATTGAAGATTGATCGTTCTTTTGTCAGTGCTTTGTCTTCCAATGAGGAAAAAGCTATCCAGATCCTGAGTACCATTATCCTGCTGGCGCACAGACTTAAGTTACAGGTAACGGCTGAGGGTATTGAATCCGAACATCATGTCGAAATACTTGAAGATCTGGGGTGTGATCAGTTTCAGGGATATTGGTTTTATCACCCGTTACCAGAATCTAAAGTGGATCAATTAATCAATGATCTCTGA
- a CDS encoding DUF3810 family protein, with amino-acid sequence MIQNPFRASLGVLLTVVCLGVCLICLLYLPALLPVWFMDTYSSSVYPFWQYVWGELHPGSRWLLADFLWPTTALLLLIRLIWLGFRYVWWFWPFRAVLEVLLWAGLLTLLFMVSWGLNYHKASLYRQYVSELDSAELSPVDWIFAIQQSRAARPKEISEVCEDKFSFSLITFQPKTVVNRWFESEGMPEAPDIEVKTTLWSPVYTRLSIAGMFTPITGEATISNSIFVMVQPFTKAHEFAHWAGYAFEQDADLIAYLALWQAQDPWIVYAGWLQWWHSIGAPAEYRTLLGKEVNQDLDCYSRWQANKPRWRFQHLFWQAYDQQLKAQGVVEGIASYRLGEAVALKALRADSR; translated from the coding sequence ATGATCCAGAACCCATTTAGAGCATCCCTGGGTGTATTGTTAACGGTTGTATGCCTGGGCGTATGTCTTATATGTCTTCTGTACTTACCGGCGCTTTTGCCAGTATGGTTTATGGATACCTACAGCAGCAGCGTCTATCCGTTCTGGCAGTATGTGTGGGGTGAACTTCATCCAGGCAGTCGCTGGTTGCTTGCTGATTTTCTCTGGCCGACTACTGCATTGTTGTTATTGATCCGCCTGATCTGGCTGGGCTTCAGATATGTATGGTGGTTCTGGCCGTTTCGGGCAGTACTGGAGGTGCTGCTGTGGGCGGGTTTACTGACTTTATTGTTTATGGTTAGTTGGGGGCTGAACTATCATAAGGCCTCCTTATATCGTCAATATGTATCGGAACTGGACTCAGCGGAACTTTCTCCTGTTGACTGGATATTTGCCATTCAACAAAGCCGTGCTGCACGGCCAAAAGAAATAAGTGAGGTCTGTGAAGACAAATTTTCCTTCAGCCTGATAACGTTTCAGCCAAAGACCGTTGTTAATCGGTGGTTTGAGTCTGAAGGTATGCCAGAGGCTCCGGATATTGAGGTAAAAACCACACTGTGGAGTCCGGTGTATACACGTTTGTCCATTGCCGGCATGTTCACTCCCATTACTGGAGAGGCGACTATCAGCAACAGTATTTTTGTCATGGTACAGCCATTTACGAAAGCTCATGAATTTGCCCATTGGGCGGGTTATGCTTTTGAACAGGATGCTGATCTGATCGCATACCTGGCTTTATGGCAAGCACAGGATCCCTGGATCGTTTATGCCGGATGGCTGCAATGGTGGCATAGTATTGGTGCTCCCGCTGAATATCGGACATTATTGGGTAAAGAGGTCAATCAGGATCTTGATTGCTATAGTCGCTGGCAGGCAAATAAACCGCGCTGGCGCTTTCAACATTTATTCTGGCAGGCGTATGACCAGCAGTTAAAGGCACAGGGAGTTGTTGAAGGTATTGCCAGCTACAGACTTGGCGAAGCAGTGGCATTAAAAGCCCTGAGGGCAGATAGCAGATAA
- a CDS encoding Hsp20 family protein, whose protein sequence is MTTIDLSPLYRSSIGFDRLANLLDSAMRGEQSSPGYPPYDIEVVDDNRYAITIAVAGFEEDELNIQVEKNLLTVSARKADKEQKKYLYRGIANRSFERKFNLADYVEVVDAKLTNGLLKIDLVREIPEAMKPRTIAINGNKGQTLEFRKEA, encoded by the coding sequence ATGACAACTATTGATCTATCTCCACTATATCGCAGCAGTATTGGTTTTGACCGTCTGGCCAACTTACTCGATAGCGCCATGAGAGGTGAGCAGTCTTCTCCAGGATACCCTCCTTATGACATCGAAGTGGTCGATGATAACCGCTACGCAATTACCATCGCGGTTGCTGGTTTCGAGGAAGACGAACTGAATATTCAGGTTGAGAAAAATCTGCTGACTGTCAGTGCCAGAAAAGCGGATAAAGAACAGAAAAAGTACCTGTATCGCGGAATCGCCAATCGTTCTTTCGAAAGAAAGTTCAATCTGGCCGATTATGTAGAAGTGGTCGATGCGAAACTGACCAACGGGCTTTTGAAAATCGATCTGGTTCGCGAAATCCCTGAAGCAATGAAGCCCCGAACCATCGCAATCAATGGTAATAAGGGGCAAACTCTGGAGTTCCGGAAGGAAGCCTGA